In Micromonospora sp. WMMA1363, a genomic segment contains:
- a CDS encoding ribose-phosphate diphosphokinase → MGSIVAENRKSLMLFSGRGFPELAKEIGEVLGVAPTPTDAYEFANGEIFVRFKDSVRGSDAFVVQSITHGVNTWVMETLIMIDALKRGSAKRITVVLPFYPYSRQDKKHRGREPISARLVADLLKTAGANRILTVDLHTAQIQGFFDGPVDHLFAMDVLAEYVERQYAGRPMTVVAPDSGRVRVAERWTDRLGGCPLAFIHKTRDPLKPNQVVANRVVGEVEGRVCLIVDDMIDTGGTIARASDILQESGAAEIIVASTHALLSDPATERLKNSPISEVVVTNTLPLPPEKQLDKITVLSIAPLLARAIREVFDDGSVTTLFGGLS, encoded by the coding sequence ATGGGCAGCATCGTCGCCGAAAACCGCAAGAGCCTGATGCTCTTCTCCGGACGGGGTTTTCCGGAGTTGGCCAAGGAGATCGGCGAGGTGCTCGGCGTCGCGCCGACGCCGACCGACGCCTACGAGTTCGCCAACGGCGAGATCTTCGTCCGGTTCAAGGACTCGGTACGTGGTTCGGACGCCTTCGTGGTGCAATCGATCACACACGGCGTCAACACCTGGGTCATGGAGACCCTGATCATGATCGACGCACTGAAGCGCGGTTCGGCCAAGCGGATCACGGTCGTCCTGCCGTTCTATCCGTACTCCCGACAGGACAAGAAGCATCGCGGACGGGAGCCGATCTCTGCTCGGCTGGTCGCCGACCTACTCAAGACCGCTGGCGCGAACCGGATCCTTACCGTCGACCTGCACACCGCGCAGATCCAGGGCTTCTTCGATGGCCCGGTGGATCACCTCTTCGCGATGGACGTGCTGGCCGAGTACGTGGAGCGCCAGTACGCGGGCCGCCCGATGACGGTGGTCGCGCCGGACTCGGGCCGGGTGCGGGTGGCCGAGCGATGGACCGACCGGCTGGGCGGTTGCCCGCTGGCGTTCATCCACAAGACCCGGGATCCGTTGAAGCCGAACCAGGTGGTGGCGAACCGCGTGGTCGGCGAGGTCGAGGGCCGGGTTTGCCTGATCGTCGATGACATGATCGACACTGGCGGCACGATTGCCCGGGCCTCCGACATCCTCCAGGAGTCGGGTGCAGCGGAGATCATCGTCGCCTCCACCCACGCGCTGCTGTCGGACCCGGCGACCGAGCGACTGAAGAACAGCCCGATCAGCGAGGTCGTGGTGACCAACACGTTGCCGCTGCCGCCGGAGAAGCAGCTCGACAAGATCACCGTCCTGTCGATCGCGCCGCTGTTGGCCCGGGCGATCCGAGAGGTGTTCGACGACGGCTCGGTGACGACGCTGTTCGGTGGCCTGAGCTGA
- a CDS encoding DUF4383 domain-containing protein, which translates to MAHTPVNHPARPIYRAIGGLTGLYLVAFGALGLIASAGNELLAQDGTTVLGQGTNLGFSLLSALLGAAVLAGTAIGRNVDVTINQWLAYALLALSLAGLAFIRTEANIFNFSVVTVVVLMVVGLVLLMVAMYGKVGTDEEQDAWQKARLVL; encoded by the coding sequence ATGGCCCACACCCCCGTCAACCACCCCGCGCGGCCGATCTACCGGGCGATCGGCGGGCTGACCGGTCTGTACCTGGTCGCCTTCGGCGCGCTCGGTCTCATCGCCAGCGCCGGCAACGAACTCCTCGCCCAGGACGGCACCACGGTCCTCGGCCAGGGGACGAACCTCGGTTTCTCGCTGCTCAGCGCCCTGCTCGGGGCCGCCGTGCTGGCCGGCACCGCGATCGGCCGCAACGTCGACGTGACGATCAACCAGTGGCTGGCGTACGCCCTGCTGGCCCTCAGCCTGGCCGGTCTCGCCTTCATCCGGACCGAGGCGAACATCTTCAACTTCAGCGTCGTCACCGTCGTCGTGCTGATGGTGGTCGGTCTGGTCCTTCTCATGGTCGCCATGTACGGCAAGGTCGGCACCGACGAGGAGCAGGATGCCTGGCAGAAGGCTCGATTGGTGCTCTGA
- a CDS encoding TetR/AcrR family transcriptional regulator, with protein sequence MTDTPVGAGGARRRRAVPATAAKTSRVRMSAAQRREQLISIARQIFAERGFDATSIEEVASRARVSKPVVYEHFGGKEGLYAVVVDREVRSLLDRITTALTAGHPRELLEQAALTLLTYIEEETSGFRVLVRESPLMSATGNFSSVMNDVAHQVEHILGAEFSSRGYDPKLAELYAQALVGMVALTGRWWLEVRKPRKETVAAHLVNLAWNGLSHLEAKPGLITVRKG encoded by the coding sequence ATGACGGACACGCCGGTCGGTGCAGGCGGTGCCCGGCGCCGCCGGGCGGTCCCGGCGACGGCCGCCAAGACCTCCCGCGTACGCATGTCGGCCGCCCAGCGGCGTGAGCAGTTGATCTCGATCGCCCGGCAGATCTTCGCCGAGCGCGGGTTCGACGCCACGTCGATCGAGGAGGTGGCATCCCGGGCCAGGGTCTCCAAGCCGGTGGTGTACGAGCACTTCGGCGGTAAGGAGGGGCTGTACGCCGTGGTGGTGGACCGGGAGGTCCGCAGCCTACTGGACCGGATCACCACCGCGCTGACCGCCGGTCACCCCCGCGAGTTGCTGGAGCAGGCGGCGCTGACCCTGCTCACGTACATCGAGGAGGAGACCAGCGGGTTCCGGGTGCTGGTCCGGGAGTCGCCGTTGATGTCGGCGACGGGCAACTTCAGCAGCGTGATGAACGACGTCGCACACCAGGTGGAGCACATTCTGGGCGCCGAGTTCTCCAGCCGGGGATACGATCCGAAGCTCGCCGAGCTCTACGCACAGGCCCTGGTGGGGATGGTCGCCCTGACCGGCCGTTGGTGGTTGGAGGTGCGCAAGCCCCGCAAGGAGACGGTGGCGGCGCACCTGGTGAACCTGGCCTGGAACGGCCTGTCGCACCTCGAGGCGAAGCCGGGCCTGATCACCGTCCGGAAAGGGTGA
- a CDS encoding 4-(cytidine 5'-diphospho)-2-C-methyl-D-erythritol kinase yields the protein MTEAWRPDDDEPRGASGPVRVKVPAKVNLHLGVGPLRRDGYHELNTVYHAISIHDELTARRGDTLILTMEGEGAGELALDDSNLVVRAAHALAGYAGVLPHARLHLRKHIPLAGGLAGGSADAAAALVACDALWGTGLSRDELAGIAADLGSDVPFLIHGGTALGTGRGEAVSPVLARPTSWYWVVAIADGGLSTPAAYRELDRLRDAGAAGTPLGSTDMLFAALRQRDPRVLAAALGNDLQDAALSLRPPLANTLKMGEAAGALAGIVSGSGPTCVFLASDAADAERIAVELRAAGVCREARVAHGPVAGARVV from the coding sequence GTGACCGAGGCCTGGCGACCGGACGACGACGAGCCGCGGGGTGCCAGCGGTCCGGTGCGCGTGAAGGTACCTGCCAAGGTCAATTTGCATCTTGGGGTGGGTCCGCTGCGCCGCGACGGTTACCACGAGCTGAACACGGTCTACCACGCGATCTCCATCCACGACGAGTTGACCGCCCGCCGCGGCGACACCCTCATTTTGACCATGGAGGGCGAGGGCGCCGGCGAGCTGGCGCTGGACGACTCCAACCTGGTCGTCCGGGCCGCGCACGCCCTCGCCGGCTACGCGGGGGTCCTCCCGCACGCCCGGCTGCACCTGCGCAAGCACATCCCACTCGCCGGCGGCCTTGCCGGGGGGAGCGCCGACGCCGCCGCGGCGCTGGTCGCGTGCGACGCGTTGTGGGGCACCGGGCTGTCCCGCGACGAGCTGGCGGGCATCGCCGCCGACCTCGGCTCCGACGTGCCGTTCTTGATCCACGGCGGCACCGCGCTCGGTACCGGGCGGGGTGAGGCGGTCAGCCCGGTGCTGGCCCGCCCCACCTCCTGGTACTGGGTGGTAGCGATCGCCGACGGCGGCCTGTCCACTCCGGCCGCGTACCGGGAACTCGACCGGCTTCGCGACGCCGGGGCCGCCGGCACGCCCCTCGGCAGCACCGACATGCTGTTCGCCGCACTCCGCCAGCGTGATCCCCGGGTGCTCGCCGCGGCCCTCGGCAACGACCTCCAGGACGCGGCTCTGTCCCTGCGTCCGCCCCTGGCCAACACGCTCAAAATGGGAGAGGCGGCCGGTGCGCTCGCCGGTATCGTCTCCGGGTCCGGGCCCACCTGTGTCTTCCTGGCGTCGGACGCGGCCGACGCGGAGCGGATCGCCGTTGAACTGCGCGCCGCCGGGGTTTGCCGGGAAGCCCGCGTCGCGCACGGCCCGGTCGCCGGCGCGCGGGTTGTCTGA
- the glmU gene encoding bifunctional UDP-N-acetylglucosamine diphosphorylase/glucosamine-1-phosphate N-acetyltransferase GlmU, with protein MSQQPQLRTVVVLAAGEGKRMKSALPKVLHPLLGRTLVGHVLSAAEPLAADRTVVVVGHGADQVRAHLAEIAPQATPVLQAEQLGTGHAVRIALDAVPEISGTVVVINGDVPLLRPETVGAFVEAHERGAAAATVLAAEVPDPTGLGRVLRDVDGRLQQIVEQRDATPAQREIREINAGIYAFDAVRLRAALGKLSTDNDQGEEYLTDVFGLLGSAGEPVAVHVAADHVETLGCNDRVELAALRRLLRDRVNEAWMRTGVSLLDPDTTWIDVTVALDRDVVVDQNTQLRGSTVVGAGALVGPDVTLVDTVVGPDASVVRSHAVGAEVGTGASVGPYAYLRPAARLAEKAKVGTFVEVKNSEIGTGSKVPHLTYVGDATIGEQSNIGAATVFVNYDGVNKHRTVIGSHARTGADNMFVAPVAVGDGAYTAAGSVIDHDVPAGALGVGRARQRNIEGWVVKRRSGTAAAEAAERARRAAEGVAASGSVESEGDALHGDAKPVSHAVGTGDTATE; from the coding sequence GTGTCCCAGCAGCCCCAGCTCCGCACCGTCGTCGTGCTCGCCGCCGGTGAGGGCAAGCGGATGAAGTCCGCGCTGCCGAAGGTGCTGCACCCGCTGCTCGGCCGTACGCTTGTCGGTCACGTGCTGAGCGCGGCCGAGCCGCTTGCCGCGGACCGCACCGTGGTGGTGGTGGGTCATGGCGCCGACCAGGTGCGCGCCCACCTCGCCGAGATTGCTCCGCAGGCCACGCCGGTGCTCCAGGCGGAGCAGCTCGGCACCGGGCACGCGGTCCGCATCGCGCTGGACGCGGTCCCGGAGATCAGCGGTACCGTCGTTGTGATCAACGGTGACGTCCCGCTGCTGCGGCCGGAGACGGTCGGCGCGTTTGTCGAGGCGCACGAACGGGGGGCCGCCGCGGCTACCGTGCTCGCCGCGGAGGTGCCTGACCCCACTGGACTCGGCCGAGTCCTGCGCGACGTCGACGGTCGCCTCCAGCAGATCGTGGAGCAGCGCGACGCCACCCCCGCCCAGCGGGAGATCCGAGAGATCAACGCGGGAATCTACGCGTTCGACGCGGTGCGGCTGCGAGCTGCGCTCGGCAAGCTGTCCACCGACAACGACCAGGGCGAGGAGTACCTGACCGACGTCTTCGGCCTGCTGGGCTCGGCCGGCGAGCCGGTGGCCGTGCACGTGGCAGCGGACCATGTCGAGACGCTGGGTTGTAACGACCGGGTCGAGCTGGCCGCGCTGCGGCGGCTGCTGCGCGACCGGGTCAACGAGGCCTGGATGCGGACCGGGGTCAGCCTGCTCGACCCGGATACCACCTGGATCGACGTGACGGTGGCGTTGGACCGGGACGTCGTCGTCGACCAGAACACGCAGCTGCGGGGCTCGACGGTGGTCGGCGCCGGTGCGCTGGTGGGGCCGGACGTCACGCTGGTGGACACGGTGGTCGGGCCGGACGCCTCGGTGGTGCGCAGCCACGCGGTGGGGGCGGAGGTCGGCACGGGGGCCAGCGTCGGCCCGTACGCGTACCTGCGGCCCGCGGCGCGGTTGGCGGAGAAGGCGAAGGTCGGCACGTTCGTCGAGGTGAAGAACTCGGAAATCGGCACCGGGTCGAAGGTGCCGCATCTGACGTACGTCGGGGACGCGACGATCGGCGAGCAGAGCAACATCGGCGCCGCGACCGTGTTCGTGAACTACGACGGGGTGAACAAGCACCGCACGGTGATCGGTAGCCACGCCCGCACCGGGGCGGACAACATGTTCGTCGCGCCGGTGGCGGTGGGCGACGGCGCGTACACGGCGGCGGGTTCGGTGATCGACCACGACGTGCCGGCCGGGGCGCTCGGGGTGGGCCGCGCGCGGCAGCGCAACATCGAAGGCTGGGTGGTCAAGCGGCGGTCCGGTACGGCTGCGGCGGAGGCGGCGGAGCGGGCCCGGCGGGCAGCAGAGGGTGTGGCTGCGTCGGGTTCGGTGGAAAGCGAAGGTGACGCACTCCATGGGGATGCCAAGCCCGTGAGCCACGCCGTGGGCACGGGAGATACTGCAACTGAATAG
- the rsmA gene encoding 16S rRNA (adenine(1518)-N(6)/adenine(1519)-N(6))-dimethyltransferase RsmA translates to MTGLLGPAEIRDLAARLGVAPTKKLGQNFVHDPNTVRRIVTTAGLAPHDVALEVGPGLGSLTLALLPVAAHVHAIEIDPTLAAALPGTAVRHAGADATRLTVHRADALRVTAEQLAGPAPTALVANLPYNVAVPVVLHLLAELPTLRCGLVMVQKEVADRLVAGPGSKVYGVPSVKLAWYAHARAAGRVPPNVFWPVPNVDSGLVAFTRRDQPRADVPRERVFAVVDAAFAQRRKTLRAALAGWAGGADRATEALTAAGVDPGVRGESLTVAQFAAIAASAPAAGGAAQ, encoded by the coding sequence GTGACCGGTCTCCTCGGCCCGGCGGAGATCCGGGACCTTGCCGCCCGCCTCGGCGTCGCACCCACCAAGAAACTCGGCCAGAACTTCGTGCACGACCCCAACACGGTCCGGCGGATCGTCACCACCGCCGGGCTCGCCCCGCACGACGTGGCGCTGGAGGTCGGCCCGGGCCTCGGCTCGCTCACCCTCGCCCTGCTGCCGGTCGCCGCGCACGTGCACGCCATCGAGATCGATCCCACGCTCGCCGCGGCGCTGCCGGGGACCGCCGTCCGGCATGCCGGCGCCGACGCCACCCGGCTCACCGTCCACCGGGCCGACGCGCTGCGGGTCACCGCCGAGCAACTCGCCGGCCCGGCACCGACCGCGCTGGTGGCCAACCTGCCGTACAACGTCGCCGTGCCGGTGGTGCTGCACCTGCTCGCCGAGTTGCCGACCCTCCGGTGCGGCCTAGTGATGGTGCAGAAGGAGGTGGCCGACCGGCTCGTCGCCGGTCCCGGCTCCAAGGTGTACGGCGTGCCGTCGGTCAAGCTCGCCTGGTACGCCCACGCCCGTGCGGCGGGGCGGGTCCCGCCCAACGTGTTCTGGCCGGTGCCGAACGTCGACTCCGGACTGGTCGCGTTCACCCGTCGCGATCAGCCCCGTGCCGACGTACCCCGGGAGCGGGTCTTCGCCGTGGTGGACGCGGCGTTCGCGCAGCGTCGCAAGACCCTCCGCGCGGCCCTCGCGGGCTGGGCCGGTGGCGCCGACCGCGCGACCGAGGCTCTCACCGCCGCCGGGGTGGATCCCGGCGTACGCGGGGAGTCACTGACCGTCGCGCAGTTCGCCGCCATCGCCGCGTCGGCCCCCGCCGCCGGCGGCGCCGCGCAGTAG
- a CDS encoding DUF4383 domain-containing protein codes for MAHFPVNHPARSIYRVLAGLIGLYILVFGVWGVAQTFGDPLFGRDGNWILGLRTNLAFSLASVLFGIVLLVGASRRGNLGHYMNLTAGIVFLVTSILMMSVLQTPANFLNFSMSTVVVSMVFGLILLGTGLYDKVGPQEHAEAERRNRVGAERP; via the coding sequence ATGGCGCACTTTCCAGTGAATCATCCGGCACGATCGATCTATCGGGTCCTCGCCGGGCTGATCGGCCTCTACATCCTGGTCTTCGGTGTCTGGGGTGTCGCCCAGACGTTCGGTGACCCGCTCTTCGGCCGCGACGGCAACTGGATACTCGGTCTGCGCACCAACCTCGCGTTCTCGTTGGCCTCGGTTCTCTTCGGGATCGTGCTCCTGGTCGGTGCGTCCCGACGGGGCAACCTCGGCCACTACATGAATCTGACCGCCGGCATCGTCTTCCTGGTCACCAGCATCCTGATGATGTCGGTGCTGCAAACCCCGGCCAACTTCCTCAACTTCTCGATGTCGACCGTCGTCGTGTCGATGGTCTTCGGGCTGATCCTGCTCGGGACGGGCCTCTATGACAAGGTCGGCCCACAGGAGCACGCCGAGGCGGAGCGACGTAACCGGGTCGGCGCCGAGCGGCCCTGA
- a CDS encoding TatD family hydrolase, translating into MLATMSKQTESRKQRAARRAGEFPPAPEPLPRPVLDSHTHLDITVDEAGVPPRDATSQSWGIDPSAGQVDDPVGTAIEVAAAVGVDRLVQVGVDVESSRWGVEVARTYPAIVATVALHPNEAPRLTDLDEALRAIEALTAQDRVRGVGETGMDFYRTGEEGRAAQEESFRAHISIAKRYGKTLVIHDREAHADVLRILDDEGAPDTVVMHCFSGDADFARDCVRRGYLLSFAGTVTFGSAGPLRGAAALTPLGQILVETDAPYLTPMPHRGRPNASYLIPLTVRSLAATTGADLDDLCAAISATGERAFGPW; encoded by the coding sequence ATGCTTGCGACGATGAGCAAGCAGACCGAGTCCCGGAAGCAGCGTGCGGCCCGCCGGGCCGGGGAGTTCCCGCCCGCGCCCGAGCCGCTGCCCCGTCCGGTGCTGGACAGCCACACCCACCTCGACATCACGGTCGACGAGGCCGGTGTGCCCCCGCGAGACGCGACGAGCCAGTCGTGGGGGATCGACCCGTCGGCCGGCCAGGTCGACGACCCGGTCGGAACGGCCATCGAGGTGGCCGCCGCCGTCGGTGTCGACAGGCTGGTGCAGGTGGGGGTCGACGTCGAGTCGTCCCGGTGGGGCGTGGAGGTGGCCCGCACGTACCCGGCGATCGTCGCCACTGTCGCGCTGCACCCCAACGAGGCCCCCCGCCTGACCGATCTGGACGAGGCGCTGCGGGCCATCGAGGCGCTAACCGCCCAGGACCGGGTGCGGGGCGTCGGGGAGACCGGAATGGACTTCTACCGCACCGGCGAGGAGGGGCGCGCCGCGCAGGAGGAGAGCTTCCGCGCCCACATCTCCATCGCCAAGCGGTACGGCAAGACCCTGGTCATCCACGACCGGGAGGCGCACGCCGACGTGCTGCGGATCCTCGACGACGAGGGCGCTCCGGACACCGTGGTGATGCACTGCTTCTCCGGTGACGCCGACTTCGCCCGCGACTGCGTCCGCCGCGGCTACCTGCTCAGCTTCGCCGGCACGGTTACCTTCGGCAGTGCCGGTCCGCTCCGCGGGGCCGCCGCGTTGACCCCGTTGGGTCAGATTCTGGTGGAGACCGACGCGCCGTACCTCACCCCGATGCCGCACCGCGGCCGGCCGAACGCGTCGTACCTGATTCCGCTCACCGTCCGCTCCCTCGCCGCCACGACCGGCGCCGACCTCGACGACCTCTGCGCCGCGATCTCCGCAACCGGAGAGCGCGCGTTCGGCCCGTGGTGA
- a CDS encoding 50S ribosomal protein L25/general stress protein Ctc, protein MSEVKISAEPRTEFGKGGARRTRRAGKVPAVLYGHGEKPKHIALPARDFAAAIRHGGANQLLAIEISDGTQVLALPKAIQRDPIKDTFEHVDLLLVRRGEKVTVEVPVQLAGEAAKDTLIVHDHATLSVTADATRVPDHLEVSIDGLEAGNQVTAGDVKLPAGVELAVDPELPVAAVTAAPTAEQLEATLPEVEEAAEEAEAEVGEETEGSEGAEAPTAENVEAKAEA, encoded by the coding sequence GTGTCCGAGGTAAAGATCAGCGCCGAGCCCCGTACCGAGTTCGGCAAGGGTGGTGCCCGTCGTACCCGTCGGGCCGGCAAGGTGCCAGCCGTGCTGTACGGCCACGGCGAGAAGCCCAAGCACATCGCACTGCCGGCCCGTGATTTCGCCGCGGCCATCCGGCACGGCGGTGCCAACCAACTCCTCGCGATCGAGATCAGCGACGGCACCCAGGTGCTGGCGCTGCCGAAGGCGATCCAACGCGACCCGATCAAGGACACCTTCGAGCACGTGGACCTGCTGCTCGTTCGCCGAGGCGAGAAGGTCACCGTCGAGGTCCCGGTCCAGCTCGCCGGCGAGGCCGCGAAGGACACGCTGATCGTGCATGACCACGCCACCCTGTCGGTGACCGCCGATGCCACCCGGGTGCCGGACCACCTCGAGGTCTCCATCGACGGGCTGGAGGCGGGCAACCAGGTCACTGCCGGTGACGTGAAGCTGCCGGCCGGCGTCGAGCTGGCCGTCGACCCGGAACTGCCGGTCGCCGCGGTGACCGCCGCCCCGACCGCCGAGCAGCTCGAGGCGACGCTGCCCGAGGTCGAGGAAGCCGCCGAGGAGGCTGAGGCCGAGGTCGGCGAGGAGACCGAGGGGTCCGAGGGTGCCGAGGCGCCGACCGCGGAGAACGTCGAGGCAAAGGCCGAGGCCTGA
- a CDS encoding ABC-F family ATP-binding cassette domain-containing protein — MANIVNLDRVSKGYGAAGPLLTDVSLGLDDGDRVGVVGLNGAGKSTLLRLLTRQEEPDDGRVTHRRDLRVAWLPQALQLAPDATVRDVVLGTAWLGESMGAEHEWAGDAGVRAVLDGLGMPHLGLDAPVGPMSGGERRRVALAALLVRDSDLLVLDEPTNHLDVGGVDWLARHLLGRKGALVVVTHDRWFLDAVCTTTWEVADQAVRAYEGGFAAWTLARAERERIAAATEARRQNLLRKEIAWLRRGAPARTSKPKFRIEAANALIADVPPPRDTMSLQRLATVRLGKQVYDLEHVRLHAGPKEILRDLTWQVGPGDRIAVLGRNGAGKTTLLRMLAGITRPDGGRFAVGATVRPAFLSQELAELPGHLRVLEAVEEVARRVRLGDREISAAQLAEVFGFDDRRLWTPVADLSGGERRRLQMLRLLAGEPNVLLLDEPTNDLDTDTLAALEDLLDSWPGTIVVASHDRYLIERVTDSVYGMFGDGRLVHLPGGVDEYLVRAAEGGPDAALSPPAESATPAPAGMSAAEVRQARKELAKLERQVGKLEQKEADLLDRLAAHATDYATVADLDAQLKDVRAEREQVEEAWLALADQLPAG, encoded by the coding sequence GTGGCCAACATCGTCAACCTGGACCGGGTGTCCAAGGGCTACGGCGCGGCCGGGCCGCTGCTCACCGACGTCTCGCTCGGCCTCGACGACGGCGACCGGGTGGGGGTCGTCGGCCTCAACGGCGCCGGCAAGTCGACCCTGCTGCGCCTGCTCACCCGGCAGGAGGAGCCGGACGACGGCCGGGTTACGCACCGTCGTGACCTGCGTGTCGCCTGGCTCCCGCAAGCTCTCCAACTCGCTCCGGACGCCACCGTCCGGGACGTCGTCCTCGGCACCGCGTGGCTCGGCGAGAGCATGGGCGCCGAGCACGAGTGGGCCGGGGACGCTGGTGTCCGGGCCGTCCTCGACGGCCTCGGCATGCCCCACCTCGGCCTCGACGCGCCGGTCGGCCCGATGTCAGGCGGGGAACGCCGCCGGGTGGCCCTCGCCGCGCTGCTGGTCCGCGACTCCGATCTGCTTGTCCTCGACGAGCCAACCAACCACCTCGACGTCGGCGGCGTCGACTGGCTGGCCCGACACCTGCTCGGCCGTAAGGGCGCGCTCGTCGTGGTCACCCACGACCGGTGGTTCCTCGATGCGGTCTGCACCACCACCTGGGAGGTCGCCGACCAGGCCGTCCGGGCGTACGAGGGCGGCTTCGCCGCCTGGACGCTCGCCCGCGCCGAGCGCGAGCGGATCGCCGCCGCCACCGAAGCCCGCCGGCAGAACCTGCTCCGCAAGGAGATCGCCTGGCTGCGTCGTGGTGCCCCGGCCCGCACCTCCAAGCCGAAGTTCCGCATCGAGGCGGCCAACGCGCTCATCGCCGACGTGCCGCCTCCACGCGACACCATGTCGCTGCAACGGCTCGCCACCGTCCGGCTCGGTAAGCAGGTGTATGACCTGGAACACGTGCGCCTGCACGCCGGCCCCAAGGAGATCCTGCGCGATCTCACCTGGCAGGTCGGTCCCGGTGACCGGATCGCGGTCCTCGGCCGCAACGGCGCCGGCAAGACCACCCTGCTGCGGATGCTCGCCGGCATCACCCGCCCGGACGGTGGCCGCTTCGCAGTCGGCGCCACGGTGCGACCAGCGTTCCTCTCCCAGGAACTCGCCGAGCTCCCCGGCCACCTGCGCGTCTTGGAGGCCGTCGAGGAGGTCGCCCGGCGGGTCCGCCTCGGTGACCGGGAGATCTCCGCCGCTCAGCTCGCCGAGGTATTCGGCTTCGACGACCGCCGGCTGTGGACACCCGTCGCCGACCTCTCCGGCGGGGAGCGGCGCCGGCTCCAGATGCTCCGGCTGCTGGCCGGCGAGCCGAACGTGCTGCTGCTCGACGAGCCCACCAACGACCTTGACACCGACACCCTCGCCGCGCTGGAGGACCTGCTCGACTCGTGGCCCGGCACGATCGTCGTGGCCAGCCACGACCGGTACCTCATCGAGCGGGTGACCGACTCCGTTTACGGGATGTTCGGCGACGGCCGGCTGGTGCACCTGCCCGGCGGCGTCGACGAGTACCTCGTCCGGGCCGCTGAGGGGGGCCCGGACGCCGCCCTGAGCCCGCCGGCGGAATCCGCCACGCCGGCGCCGGCCGGCATGTCCGCGGCCGAGGTACGCCAGGCCCGCAAGGAGCTGGCAAAACTGGAACGGCAGGTCGGCAAGCTCGAACAGAAGGAGGCCGACCTGCTCGACCGGCTGGCCGCCCACGCCACCGACTACGCGACGGTCGCCGACCTCGATGCCCAGCTCAAGGACGTACGGGCCGAACGGGAGCAGGTCGAGGAGGCCTGGCTGGCCCTCGCCGACCAACTCCCCGCCGGCTGA
- the pth gene encoding aminoacyl-tRNA hydrolase, with product MTDEAESWLVVGLGNPGREYAGNRHNVGFMVADLLAERVGATFSRHKRAVAAVAEARLGFGGPRLVLVKPLTYMNLSGGPVASLVRFYKVSPAQVVAVHDELDIQYGQMRVKCGGGEGGHNGLRSMTKSLGTKEYVRVRFGIGRPPGRQDPADFVLSDFAAVERKELDFLVDRAADVVESVISRGVEPTQNLYHGA from the coding sequence GTGACGGACGAGGCGGAGTCGTGGCTGGTGGTTGGCCTGGGCAATCCGGGCCGCGAGTACGCCGGCAACCGGCACAACGTGGGCTTCATGGTGGCCGACCTGCTCGCCGAGCGGGTGGGGGCGACGTTCAGCCGACACAAGCGGGCGGTGGCGGCGGTCGCCGAGGCGCGGTTGGGCTTCGGCGGCCCCCGGCTGGTGCTGGTCAAGCCGTTGACGTATATGAACTTGTCTGGTGGTCCGGTGGCCAGCCTGGTGCGGTTCTACAAGGTGTCGCCGGCGCAGGTGGTCGCCGTGCATGACGAGTTGGACATCCAATACGGACAGATGCGGGTGAAGTGCGGCGGTGGCGAGGGCGGGCACAACGGCCTCCGGTCGATGACGAAGTCACTGGGCACGAAGGAGTACGTCCGGGTGCGGTTCGGGATCGGCCGGCCTCCGGGGCGGCAGGATCCGGCGGACTTCGTCCTGTCCGACTTCGCGGCGGTCGAGCGCAAGGAGCTGGATTTCCTGGTGGACCGGGCCGCGGATGTGGTGGAGTCGGTCATCAGTCGGGGTGTGGAACCGACGCAGAACCTCTACCACGGGGCCTGA